The following coding sequences are from one Thermodesulforhabdus norvegica window:
- the hisF gene encoding imidazole glycerol phosphate synthase subunit HisF, producing the protein MRVTVLDYGAGNVRSVVNSIKSLGHEVHFVQNPEDIINSEILVFPGVGAFGEMMNTLRERSFVDPLISYLKQNRPFLGICLGLQALFEESEEAPGIPGLGFFKGKVVRFPKSLPVPHIGWNGIKPKRESLIFHGLRGNEKLYFVHSYHVVPQDRSIILTTTDYGVEFVSSIQQGNIIATQFHPEKSGSAGLRILKNFLARSIQPSAPTMSPVQTRLARRIVACLDVRSDDTGRLVVTKGDQYDVRDRTSKAVRNLGDPVELARRYYDEGADEIVFLNITGFRNFPLKDMPMLEILKKTSENVFVPLTIGGGIRGYRDEKGRRYSALEVASEYFRSGADKVSIGSDAVHIVEECISKGSVDPDNAISAIARVYGCQAVVISIDPRRVYARSPEETKHNVIETELPGPQGERFCWYQCTVKGGREGRNVDAITLARVCEELGAGEILLNCIDRDGTNLGYDIELIRAVCDAVNIPVIASSGAGCADHFLEVFTKTRVEAALAAGIFHRREVRIPDLKNYLRRKGVEVNDY; encoded by the coding sequence GTGCGCGTTACAGTTCTTGATTACGGAGCCGGAAACGTCAGAAGCGTCGTTAACTCAATAAAATCACTCGGCCATGAGGTCCATTTCGTCCAGAATCCAGAAGACATAATTAATTCTGAAATTCTGGTATTCCCGGGCGTTGGTGCCTTCGGAGAAATGATGAACACCCTGCGGGAAAGAAGCTTCGTAGATCCCTTGATCAGCTACCTGAAACAAAATCGACCCTTCCTGGGTATATGTCTTGGACTCCAGGCACTTTTTGAAGAGAGCGAAGAAGCACCCGGGATCCCCGGCCTGGGCTTTTTCAAGGGAAAAGTGGTTCGCTTCCCGAAAAGCCTTCCGGTGCCCCACATAGGATGGAACGGTATCAAGCCGAAACGGGAGTCTCTGATTTTTCACGGACTGAGAGGTAACGAAAAGCTTTACTTCGTTCACTCTTATCACGTCGTACCCCAGGACAGGTCTATCATCCTCACTACGACAGACTACGGGGTTGAGTTCGTCAGCTCAATACAACAGGGAAACATAATCGCAACTCAATTCCACCCGGAAAAAAGTGGGTCGGCGGGACTCAGAATCCTGAAAAACTTTCTGGCAAGGAGCATCCAGCCCTCTGCTCCGACGATGTCTCCCGTACAAACCCGCCTGGCGAGAAGAATTGTCGCCTGCCTTGACGTGCGTTCAGACGACACGGGACGTCTTGTCGTGACCAAGGGCGATCAATACGATGTGAGGGATCGAACGAGCAAAGCCGTGCGCAATCTGGGAGATCCCGTTGAACTGGCAAGGCGTTATTACGATGAAGGAGCCGACGAAATTGTGTTCTTGAATATTACGGGGTTTCGTAACTTTCCACTTAAAGACATGCCCATGCTGGAAATTTTGAAAAAGACCTCTGAGAACGTGTTTGTGCCTCTTACAATCGGAGGAGGAATCAGAGGCTATAGAGATGAAAAAGGACGCCGTTATTCTGCCCTGGAAGTTGCCTCGGAATATTTCAGATCAGGCGCCGACAAGGTGTCTATAGGAAGTGATGCCGTGCACATCGTCGAAGAGTGCATTTCGAAGGGCTCTGTAGATCCCGATAATGCGATAAGCGCCATAGCCAGAGTGTACGGTTGTCAGGCCGTCGTCATTTCTATAGATCCCAGGAGAGTTTACGCGAGGTCGCCTGAGGAGACCAAACACAATGTAATAGAAACAGAACTGCCGGGGCCTCAGGGTGAGCGATTCTGCTGGTATCAGTGCACCGTCAAGGGTGGACGCGAAGGAAGAAATGTTGATGCCATAACCCTCGCAAGGGTTTGCGAAGAATTGGGCGCCGGCGAAATACTTTTGAACTGCATTGACCGGGACGGTACCAATCTGGGCTACGATATCGAACTCATCAGGGCCGTTTGCGATGCCGTCAACATCCCCGTTATTGCATCGAGCGGCGCCGGATGCGCAGATCATTTTCTGGAAGTTTTCACAAAGACCAGAGTTGAAGCAGCCCTTGCGGCCGGCATTTTCCACAGAAGAGAGGTCAGAATTCCCGATCTTAAGAATTATCTCCGCCGGAAAGGCGTTGAGGTTAACGATTATTGA
- the aat gene encoding leucyl/phenylalanyl-tRNA--protein transferase yields MTVFRLTEELIFPHPELADEDGLLAVGGDLSPARLLLAYSAGIFPWYDESTPILWWSPDPRLILLPRDIKISHSLRRVLKKGRFRVSFDQAFHRVIRECAAVRVEKGLQTWLIPEMIEAYERLHELGFAHSVETWMEGKLVGGLYGVSLGRAFFGESMFSREKDASKVALVILAMVLQSWNFHFIDCQLPSDHLKRMGAVEVPRAKFLEMLREALKHPTYRGRWEPTVEAIQRIYLTPRSEKPVKTERS; encoded by the coding sequence ATGACCGTTTTCAGACTAACGGAAGAGCTTATTTTCCCGCATCCCGAGCTGGCCGATGAAGACGGTTTGCTGGCAGTGGGAGGGGATCTTTCACCGGCGCGCCTGCTCCTCGCCTATAGTGCCGGGATTTTCCCCTGGTACGATGAGAGCACACCCATTTTATGGTGGTCCCCGGATCCGAGGTTAATTCTGCTTCCCCGGGATATCAAAATATCTCACAGTCTTCGCAGGGTCTTAAAAAAAGGCAGGTTCAGGGTAAGCTTTGATCAGGCCTTTCACAGGGTTATTCGCGAATGCGCTGCCGTAAGGGTTGAAAAGGGGTTGCAGACCTGGCTCATACCGGAGATGATCGAAGCATACGAAAGGTTACACGAGCTGGGCTTTGCCCATTCTGTGGAAACCTGGATGGAAGGGAAACTTGTGGGCGGTCTTTACGGTGTGTCTCTGGGAAGGGCCTTTTTTGGGGAGTCGATGTTTTCAAGGGAAAAAGATGCCTCCAAGGTAGCACTTGTGATTCTTGCCATGGTGCTACAATCCTGGAACTTTCACTTCATAGATTGTCAGCTCCCATCGGACCATCTAAAGAGGATGGGAGCTGTTGAAGTTCCCAGAGCTAAATTCCTGGAGATGCTTCGGGAAGCCCTGAAACATCCCACTTACCGTGGAAGGTGGGAACCCACCGTCGAAGCGATCCAGAGAATTTATTTAACCCCCAGGTCGGAGAAACCGGTTAAAACCGAACGATCTTAA
- the clpA gene encoding ATP-dependent Clp protease ATP-binding subunit ClpA: MISKEVEVIIATAIKEARSRRHEFFTLEHILYAFLLDPTGRKILYHCGVDLDLLKENLEDFFQRKMEPLPHGVIKEPMQTLSVQRVLQRAISHAQSAEKKEIEAGDILAAMFYEEHSHAVYFLKLQGVTRLDVLNYISHGVSKIGAYEDEEPPETITGRKPGKRRSALEAFTVNLIEKAARGLIDPLIGREQEILRTLQILSRRTKNNPIFVGDPGVGKTAIAEGLALKIYRKEVPEAFHNVEIYALDMGALLAGTKFRGDFEARLKAVINELKQKRGAILFIDEIHTVVGAGATSGGSLDASNILKPVLASGMIRCIGSTTYEEYKNYFEKDRALSRRFQKVEITEPTQEETYRILKGLKSYYEKHHGVKYSDAALRAAVDLSSRYLTERYLPDKAIDVIDEAGASLKLKNDRRVRRIVGVKDVEMVVARMARIPARTVTATDQQRLMNLERELKRVVFGQDEAIENLVKAIKRARAGLGIPDKPVGSFLLIGPTGVGKTEVAKQLARALGIHFLRFDMSEYMEKHTVARLIGAPPGYIGFDQGGLLTDAIRKHPHCVLLLDEIEKAHPDVFNILLQVMDYATLTDNNGRKADFRNVILLMTSNAGAREMAASSIGFSTRAELTEKAKKGIKAVEQLFSPEFRNRLDAIIAFNALDQSIMEMIVDKFVKEMSEQLSERNVTVALSDGARKWLAEKGYDPSFGARPLGRVIQTEIKDVLADEILFGSLKEGGHVTVFRPEEKEIPRGTKVIRTENLVFLCQSEPLQKNNRVGKQSRRSAKS, translated from the coding sequence ATGATAAGTAAAGAAGTAGAAGTGATAATAGCCACGGCCATAAAAGAAGCCCGATCAAGGCGGCACGAGTTCTTTACACTGGAGCACATACTTTACGCATTCCTTCTCGATCCGACAGGTCGAAAGATCCTCTATCATTGCGGTGTGGACCTGGATCTTTTGAAGGAAAATCTGGAGGACTTTTTCCAGCGTAAGATGGAACCATTGCCCCACGGTGTTATCAAGGAACCCATGCAGACTTTGAGCGTACAAAGAGTTTTGCAGAGGGCTATATCGCACGCTCAGAGTGCCGAAAAGAAGGAGATTGAGGCCGGCGATATTCTTGCCGCCATGTTCTATGAAGAGCATTCCCATGCCGTGTACTTCCTTAAATTGCAGGGCGTAACCCGCCTGGATGTGCTGAACTACATTTCCCACGGCGTCTCGAAGATCGGAGCCTACGAAGACGAAGAACCGCCCGAAACCATAACGGGACGAAAGCCCGGAAAGCGCAGGAGCGCCCTTGAGGCCTTTACGGTTAACCTTATAGAAAAAGCAGCCCGGGGTCTTATCGACCCTCTTATCGGCCGTGAGCAGGAAATACTGAGAACACTTCAAATTTTAAGCCGCCGTACGAAGAATAATCCAATCTTCGTGGGGGATCCCGGGGTTGGAAAAACGGCCATTGCCGAGGGCCTTGCGTTGAAGATTTACCGTAAAGAAGTTCCCGAGGCCTTTCACAATGTTGAGATATATGCCCTCGACATGGGAGCTCTACTTGCCGGAACGAAATTTCGAGGAGACTTCGAAGCAAGATTAAAGGCCGTAATAAACGAGCTCAAACAGAAGCGGGGTGCAATACTTTTCATTGACGAAATTCATACTGTCGTGGGTGCCGGGGCGACGAGTGGAGGTTCTCTTGATGCCTCAAACATTTTGAAGCCCGTTCTGGCTTCCGGAATGATACGCTGTATAGGATCGACGACCTACGAGGAGTACAAAAACTACTTTGAAAAGGATAGGGCGCTTAGCCGAAGATTCCAGAAGGTGGAAATTACGGAGCCGACTCAGGAGGAAACATACCGGATTCTCAAGGGTCTCAAAAGCTACTACGAAAAGCACCACGGCGTTAAATACTCCGATGCGGCCCTCAGGGCTGCCGTTGATCTATCTTCCAGGTACCTCACGGAGCGATACCTCCCCGATAAGGCCATCGATGTTATCGACGAAGCCGGAGCCAGCCTTAAACTCAAGAATGATCGCCGTGTGCGTCGCATAGTGGGTGTGAAAGACGTGGAAATGGTCGTAGCCAGAATGGCCCGGATCCCTGCCAGAACGGTTACGGCAACAGATCAGCAGAGGCTTATGAACCTGGAAAGGGAACTGAAAAGGGTGGTTTTTGGGCAGGACGAGGCCATTGAAAACCTGGTTAAAGCTATAAAGCGGGCAAGGGCAGGCCTTGGAATTCCCGACAAACCTGTGGGCTCTTTCCTGCTCATCGGTCCCACAGGGGTGGGCAAAACGGAGGTTGCTAAGCAGCTTGCCAGAGCCCTCGGAATACATTTTCTGCGCTTTGATATGAGCGAATATATGGAAAAGCATACGGTTGCGAGGCTCATAGGAGCTCCCCCCGGCTATATCGGCTTCGACCAGGGAGGGTTGCTGACCGACGCCATAAGAAAACATCCTCACTGCGTTTTACTGCTCGACGAGATAGAAAAGGCCCACCCGGATGTCTTCAACATTCTTCTTCAGGTAATGGATTACGCAACGCTTACCGACAATAACGGCCGCAAGGCCGACTTCAGGAACGTGATTCTCCTTATGACATCAAACGCCGGCGCCAGAGAAATGGCAGCATCCTCCATCGGTTTTTCTACAAGGGCTGAGCTGACCGAAAAGGCAAAGAAGGGTATAAAAGCCGTGGAGCAACTTTTCAGCCCCGAATTCCGTAATCGCCTTGATGCCATTATCGCCTTCAACGCACTGGATCAGTCGATCATGGAGATGATTGTCGATAAATTCGTAAAAGAAATGTCCGAACAATTATCTGAAAGAAACGTTACTGTAGCTCTCAGCGATGGTGCCAGGAAATGGCTGGCAGAAAAAGGCTATGATCCGTCATTCGGGGCAAGGCCTCTTGGAAGGGTGATCCAGACGGAAATAAAAGACGTTCTTGCCGACGAGATACTCTTTGGATCCCTGAAAGAAGGTGGACACGTAACCGTTTTCAGGCCCGAAGAAAAGGAGATCCCTCGGGGCACGAAGGTGATAAGAACGGAAAACCTCGTTTTTCTGTGTCAATCTGAGCCCCTTCAGAAGAATAACCGGGTCGGGAAACAGAGCCGGCGGTCGGCAAAGTCATGA
- the clpS gene encoding ATP-dependent Clp protease adapter ClpS, translating into MSEWQQDPQHDFESHVEEDLQEPPMYKVLLHNDDYTTMDFVVEILQRVFNKSHSEAVRIMLNVHHNGIGVCGIYPAEVAETKVAMVHHLARQNGYPLRCSMEEA; encoded by the coding sequence ATGAGTGAATGGCAACAGGATCCCCAACATGACTTTGAGAGCCACGTTGAAGAAGATCTCCAGGAACCCCCAATGTACAAAGTGCTCCTCCACAACGACGATTATACTACAATGGACTTTGTGGTGGAAATCCTGCAAAGGGTGTTCAACAAGAGCCACAGTGAAGCCGTACGGATCATGCTGAATGTGCACCATAACGGCATAGGGGTATGCGGTATTTACCCCGCGGAGGTTGCGGAAACAAAGGTGGCGATGGTGCATCATCTGGCAAGACAGAACGGCTATCCACTGCGCTGCAGCATGGAAGAAGCGTGA
- the aroC gene encoding chorismate synthase, with product MAGNTFGKMFRVTTWGESHGKALGAVIDGCPPGLSLSEEDIQKDLDRRRPGRSPASTKRKESDRVQILSGVFEGKTTGTPISLIIYNEDARSGDYSTLADTYRPGHADRTYEQKYGLRDWRGGGRSSARETVARVAAGAVARKFLSTFGINVVAYTLELAGVKCNRIDETVIDNNPFYCPDEEAAQLMAVKIDEIRRRGDSCGGIVQVVARGCPPGLGEPVFDKLDARIAYALMSIGAVKGVEIGSGFRCARMLGSEHNDPITPEGYASNNAGGILGGISSGMDIVARVAVKPIPSIRIAQQTITRDGRPTTITVKGRHDVSAIPRIVPVCEAMMLLVLADFMLHPTMVAKYGFRHT from the coding sequence ATGGCGGGAAATACCTTCGGCAAAATGTTCCGTGTTACCACCTGGGGAGAGTCCCACGGTAAGGCTCTGGGAGCCGTTATAGACGGCTGTCCCCCGGGGCTTTCCCTTTCCGAAGAGGACATTCAGAAAGACTTGGACAGAAGGCGTCCCGGCCGGAGCCCTGCCTCCACCAAGAGGAAAGAGTCAGACCGCGTGCAAATCTTATCGGGGGTCTTCGAAGGTAAGACGACAGGGACGCCCATTTCACTGATTATCTATAACGAGGATGCAAGAAGCGGCGACTACTCCACTCTTGCCGACACGTATCGACCCGGGCACGCCGATCGGACCTATGAGCAGAAGTACGGGTTGCGGGACTGGCGGGGTGGTGGAAGAAGTTCTGCCCGGGAAACCGTTGCACGTGTTGCAGCAGGTGCGGTGGCACGCAAGTTCCTTTCGACCTTTGGCATAAACGTCGTTGCCTATACCCTGGAGCTGGCCGGCGTGAAATGTAACAGAATCGATGAAACCGTAATAGACAATAATCCCTTCTACTGCCCTGACGAAGAGGCAGCCCAACTCATGGCCGTCAAGATAGATGAAATACGTCGCAGGGGGGACTCCTGCGGAGGCATCGTACAGGTTGTGGCCAGAGGATGCCCGCCCGGTCTGGGCGAACCGGTTTTCGACAAGCTTGATGCCAGAATTGCCTATGCCTTAATGTCAATAGGGGCGGTTAAGGGAGTTGAAATAGGCAGTGGGTTTCGGTGTGCTCGAATGCTGGGAAGCGAACATAACGACCCGATTACTCCTGAAGGTTATGCCTCCAACAACGCCGGGGGCATACTCGGAGGCATATCTTCAGGGATGGACATAGTGGCCAGGGTTGCCGTAAAGCCCATTCCTTCAATCAGAATAGCCCAGCAGACCATAACCAGAGACGGCAGGCCCACCACCATAACGGTTAAAGGAAGACACGACGTCAGCGCTATTCCCAGGATAGTCCCCGTTTGCGAAGCGATGATGTTGCTTGTTCTGGCAGATTTCATGCTTCATCCGACGATGGTGGCAAAGTACGGCTTCAGGCATACATGA
- a CDS encoding B12-binding domain-containing radical SAM protein has product MKVLLVQLPVLSADLAYPAEHVPLGAASVGAYAFLHLPGLDLKLLPRDLCTWGGDEAIVNEILLEDPGVVAFSCYLWNVERSCYIAEQLRSRGCRALTVAGGPEVCPDNTWLLNKNIFDHLFIGEGEKAFAEFLSCLARGMRVADRVLASEPLRPEELVSPYLTGLLQPAPSGSILMESLRGCSYRCAYCFYHKSSGLTRALPIERVVSEILWARDRGVREVLFTDPSFLARPDASGFLDTITPYTGGLDLYVELNAEHCSGEIVKKLKDCGVVQVEVGLQTVNSKALKSVGRKWSRKNFVEGVKRLRDAGIVVTLDIIVGLPHDTLDDVIRSIDFAIEKELYDELNIYPLSLLPGTELRKKAAELGIRFMIEPPYYVLKTPWLDYDEIYQAFSYAEEVTGFDFFPVEVPYLGSLPGNFLSVIELEGDVTPATFHSCSCSLSIIIKNPGWWERIESVKSFATSLINKNPYILLNWIIPSKLVPEGPAMLPFLRKLYLWRQHPLDREFFSTRSSVNSCQVFITRHDPLSGDSNVWIWIPPEDTGDGEFRIIPENTDENVAEDWARSLLRKITGEDNPGYRIGEVMYA; this is encoded by the coding sequence ATGAAGGTCTTGCTGGTTCAGCTCCCCGTGCTGTCCGCCGATCTGGCTTATCCTGCCGAGCATGTTCCTCTGGGTGCCGCTTCTGTAGGGGCTTATGCGTTTCTTCACCTTCCAGGCCTTGATCTGAAGCTCCTACCTCGGGATTTATGCACCTGGGGAGGTGACGAAGCAATCGTAAATGAAATCCTCCTGGAAGATCCGGGGGTCGTCGCCTTCAGTTGCTATCTCTGGAATGTGGAAAGAAGTTGTTATATAGCGGAACAGTTGCGAAGCAGGGGTTGCAGAGCCTTAACGGTTGCCGGTGGACCCGAAGTATGCCCCGACAATACCTGGCTCCTGAACAAAAATATTTTCGACCACCTCTTTATCGGAGAAGGAGAAAAGGCCTTTGCAGAGTTCCTTTCCTGCCTTGCAAGAGGAATGCGGGTTGCAGATAGAGTGCTCGCTTCGGAGCCTCTGAGGCCGGAGGAGTTGGTTTCGCCGTATCTCACGGGTCTGTTGCAGCCTGCACCGTCGGGATCCATCCTGATGGAAAGCCTTAGAGGTTGCAGCTACCGCTGTGCTTACTGCTTTTACCACAAAAGTTCAGGGTTAACCCGGGCGTTGCCAATTGAAAGGGTCGTTTCAGAGATCTTATGGGCTAGGGATCGCGGCGTTCGTGAAGTTCTTTTCACAGACCCTAGTTTTCTTGCAAGACCCGACGCGTCGGGTTTTCTGGATACCATTACCCCCTATACCGGAGGGCTCGATCTCTATGTTGAGCTGAATGCAGAGCATTGCAGCGGAGAAATAGTCAAAAAGTTGAAAGACTGTGGTGTAGTACAGGTAGAAGTGGGGCTTCAGACGGTAAACAGTAAGGCTCTGAAGTCTGTGGGAAGGAAATGGAGCAGGAAAAATTTCGTCGAAGGCGTTAAAAGGCTGAGAGATGCAGGCATAGTGGTTACCCTCGATATCATTGTCGGTTTGCCCCATGATACCCTTGATGACGTTATCCGATCCATTGATTTTGCCATCGAAAAGGAACTTTACGACGAGCTCAATATCTATCCGCTAAGCCTTTTACCGGGCACCGAGCTCAGAAAAAAAGCTGCGGAACTGGGGATCAGGTTCATGATCGAGCCCCCTTACTATGTTCTCAAAACTCCCTGGCTGGATTACGACGAAATATATCAGGCCTTTTCCTATGCCGAAGAGGTTACCGGGTTCGACTTCTTTCCCGTCGAAGTGCCCTACCTGGGCTCGTTACCCGGGAATTTCCTGTCGGTTATTGAGTTAGAAGGTGACGTAACCCCGGCAACTTTCCACAGTTGCTCGTGCTCCTTGAGCATCATCATCAAAAATCCCGGGTGGTGGGAGAGAATCGAATCGGTTAAGTCCTTTGCAACGAGCCTGATCAACAAAAACCCATATATCCTTCTCAATTGGATTATCCCGTCAAAGTTGGTTCCTGAAGGCCCTGCGATGCTGCCGTTTCTTCGAAAACTTTACCTATGGCGACAGCATCCTCTTGACAGAGAATTCTTCTCCACCAGGTCGTCCGTCAACTCATGTCAGGTCTTTATAACGAGACACGATCCGCTTTCGGGCGACTCCAACGTGTGGATCTGGATTCCGCCGGAGGATACAGGGGACGGTGAGTTCAGGATCATACCCGAAAACACCGACGAAAACGTCGCCGAGGATTGGGCGAGGTCTCTGCTTCGGAAAATTACAGGAGAAGACAATCCGGGTTACAGAATAGGCGAAGTCATGTATGCCTGA
- a CDS encoding 3-methyl-2-oxobutanoate dehydrogenase subunit beta, whose protein sequence is MSQDFPKYEGMYSGHVGCPGCGAAIAMRFLLKGLGNKVILVIPACCWSIIAGPYPQSALRVPVLHTAFETGGAVSSGIRAALDMKGDRETVVVTWAGDGGTFDIGFQALSGAVERNEDIFYVCYDNEAYMNTGVQRSSSTPYGAWTTTTPGADWKKMRKKNIVEILAAHRIPYVATASIAFPEDFIRKVRKAKSIRGARFLHVYASCPTGWRMPSDMSIKIARMAVQTNIFPLYEVENGTKYTINYHSKGYLVKEYFRLQGRFRHLTEEDLEQIQEMVNEDWRLLLQKAGLTTMSEH, encoded by the coding sequence ATGAGTCAAGATTTCCCCAAATACGAAGGCATGTATTCCGGGCACGTCGGATGTCCGGGGTGCGGTGCCGCCATAGCCATGAGGTTTCTGCTGAAAGGTTTGGGTAACAAGGTAATTCTGGTAATTCCGGCATGTTGCTGGTCGATTATCGCAGGTCCTTATCCTCAATCGGCTCTCAGGGTTCCGGTTCTTCATACGGCCTTTGAAACGGGTGGAGCTGTGTCCAGCGGGATTAGAGCCGCCCTTGATATGAAAGGCGATAGGGAAACGGTGGTTGTAACCTGGGCAGGAGACGGTGGTACCTTCGATATCGGTTTTCAGGCCTTAAGCGGGGCCGTTGAGAGAAATGAAGATATTTTCTACGTGTGCTATGATAACGAAGCCTATATGAACACCGGCGTCCAGCGGAGTTCCTCAACGCCTTACGGAGCCTGGACCACAACGACCCCCGGTGCGGATTGGAAGAAGATGCGTAAAAAGAACATAGTAGAGATCCTGGCGGCCCATCGTATTCCCTACGTGGCTACTGCAAGTATTGCCTTCCCTGAGGATTTTATAAGAAAGGTCCGCAAGGCAAAGAGCATAAGGGGGGCCAGGTTCCTGCACGTCTATGCGAGTTGTCCAACAGGCTGGAGAATGCCTTCGGACATGTCCATAAAGATCGCCAGAATGGCCGTTCAGACGAATATATTTCCACTTTACGAGGTAGAAAACGGGACGAAATACACAATTAACTATCACTCGAAAGGCTATCTCGTTAAAGAATATTTCCGGCTTCAGGGAAGGTTTCGTCATCTTACTGAAGAGGATCTTGAGCAGATTCAGGAGATGGTCAACGAAGACTGGCGGTTGCTACTTCAGAAAGCCGGCTTGACGACCATGAGCGAACATTGA
- the porA gene encoding pyruvate ferredoxin oxidoreductase, protein MKKVVEGSHAVSEAVRLARAEVISAYPITPQTHIVELLSEYCASGVMKAKFLRVESEHSALAALIGAASAGCRTFTATSSQGLAYMHELLHWAAGARLPIVMAVVNRALAPGWNIWTEQTDTLSQRDTGWIQLYCEDGQEALDTTLIAYRLAESIYLPVMVILDAFFLSHTYEPVDIPDQEEVDRYLPPFEPAFKLDLANPCAFNQLAPPNVYMEMRYSMHEAALRARDEYLEAERSFREAFERSYGIVEPVFCDDAEIIMVTSGTVTSTCRLVVDELRSRGERVGLLKIKMFRPFPADDVTRCLRKASKVAVIDRNISFGASGIFAQEIRAALCNDPNRPLVFGYVAGLGGRDITEEVLFEIYEDTKKKDRPERPDIWIGLRQEVLA, encoded by the coding sequence ATGAAAAAGGTGGTTGAAGGAAGTCATGCCGTTTCCGAAGCGGTAAGGCTTGCGAGGGCCGAGGTAATCTCTGCCTATCCCATAACTCCGCAGACCCACATCGTGGAGCTTCTTTCAGAGTACTGCGCCTCCGGGGTTATGAAGGCCAAGTTTCTGAGAGTTGAAAGCGAGCATTCGGCTCTGGCAGCACTTATAGGTGCGGCTTCGGCAGGATGCCGAACCTTTACGGCCACATCTTCTCAGGGACTGGCCTACATGCACGAGCTTTTGCACTGGGCCGCCGGAGCCCGCCTCCCAATAGTCATGGCCGTTGTGAACAGGGCCCTTGCCCCGGGCTGGAACATCTGGACCGAGCAGACCGATACACTGTCGCAGCGAGACACGGGCTGGATTCAGCTTTATTGCGAGGACGGCCAGGAAGCCCTGGATACGACCCTTATTGCCTATAGGCTTGCCGAGTCCATTTATCTTCCCGTGATGGTCATACTGGACGCCTTTTTCCTTTCCCATACCTACGAACCCGTTGATATTCCCGATCAGGAAGAGGTGGACAGGTATCTCCCGCCCTTTGAACCGGCTTTCAAACTCGATTTGGCCAACCCATGCGCCTTCAATCAGCTGGCCCCGCCCAATGTTTACATGGAAATGAGGTATTCCATGCACGAAGCCGCTCTGCGGGCACGGGATGAGTATCTTGAGGCCGAGAGGTCTTTCCGTGAAGCTTTTGAACGATCCTACGGTATTGTCGAGCCCGTTTTCTGCGATGATGCTGAAATAATCATGGTAACCTCCGGGACGGTGACAAGCACCTGCAGGCTTGTTGTTGATGAGCTGAGGTCCAGAGGAGAAAGGGTCGGCCTTTTAAAGATAAAGATGTTCAGACCTTTCCCGGCGGATGACGTAACCCGCTGCCTGCGCAAGGCCTCCAAGGTTGCGGTTATTGACCGTAACATCTCCTTTGGCGCCTCCGGCATTTTTGCCCAGGAAATCAGGGCCGCTCTTTGCAACGATCCGAACAGACCGCTCGTATTCGGGTACGTAGCAGGGCTTGGTGGTCGTGACATAACAGAAGAGGTTCTTTTTGAGATATACGAGGACACCAAAAAGAAAGACCGGCCTGAAAGGCCCGACATATGGATAGGTCTCAGACAAGAGGTGCTGGCATGA